The following proteins come from a genomic window of Aspergillus luchuensis IFO 4308 DNA, chromosome 3, nearly complete sequence:
- a CDS encoding glutathione S-transferase family protein (COG:O;~EggNog:ENOG410PGF2;~InterPro:IPR036249,IPR040079,IPR036282,IPR010987, IPR004045,IPR004046;~PFAM:PF13409,PF00043,PF14497,PF13417,PF02798;~SMCOG1193:glutathione S-transferase;~antiSMASH:Cluster_3.6;~go_function: GO:0005515 - protein binding [Evidence IEA];~go_process: GO:0006749 - glutathione metabolic process [Evidence IEA]), whose product MTSLQPIKLFWRNQVPNPSKVLIILEELNLPYESSWVELDGLKTKPFTDVNPNGRVPAIIDPNTGLTLWESGAIVQYLIDTYDKDRKISYNTFPEQYQLIQWSYFQASGQGPYFGQSAWFNIFHEKIYGESPESAKVRYGAEVKRVAGVLDSVLKDRDWLVGDKCTYADLAFVMWNTQIAFFMSGREGDQAWRPEEFPHFTRWQEAMLARESVKKVVAVLMDKEVKSS is encoded by the exons ATGACGTCCTTGCAGCCAATTAAGCTATTCTGGCGAA ACCAAGTACCCAATCCCTCCaaagtcctcatcatcctcgaggaACTTAACCTTCCATATGAATCATCATGGGTCGAACTCGACGGCTTGAAGACCAAGCCCTTTACCGATGTGAACCCTAACGGCCGAGTTCCCG CTATCATCGATCCCAACACCGGTCTTACCCTCTGGGAATCCGGTGCCATCGTCCAGTACCTGATCGATACCTACGACAAAGACCGCAAGATTTCTTACAATACATTCCCGGAGCAATATCAATTGATCCAGTGGTCTTACTTCCAGGCCTCAGGACAAGGTCCGTACTTCGGACAATCTGCATG GTTCAATATCTTCCACGAGAAAATCTATGGTGAATCCCCCGAAAGCGCCAAGGTGCGCTACGGTGCCGAAGTCAAACGTGTAGCGGGCGTGTTGGACTCTGTTCTAAAGGATCGCGATTGGCTCGTGGGCGACAAGTGCACGTACGCAGACCTTGCGTTCGTCATGTGGAATACGCAGATTGCCTTTTTCATGTCTGGCCGTGAAGGCGATCAGGCGTGGCGTCCTGAGGAGTTTCCTCATTTCACACGCTGGCAGGAGGCTATGCTGGCTCGAGAGTCAGTCAAAAAGGTCGTTGCAGTGTTGATGGATAAAGAGGTAAAGAGCTCTTGA
- a CDS encoding cytochrome P450 (COG:Q;~EggNog:ENOG410PIWX;~InterPro:IPR001128,IPR002403,IPR017972,IPR036396;~PFAM:PF00067;~SMCOG1034:cytochrome P450;~antiSMASH:Cluster_3.6;~go_function: GO:0004497 - monooxygenase activity [Evidence IEA];~go_function: GO:0005506 - iron ion binding [Evidence IEA];~go_function: GO:0016705 - oxidoreductase activity, acting on paired donors, with incorporation or reduction of molecular oxygen [Evidence IEA];~go_function: GO:0020037 - heme binding [Evidence IEA];~go_process: GO:0055114 - oxidation-reduction process [Evidence IEA]): protein MALFIIAAILLILYLTTLIIYNLFLHPLARYPGPTLWRAFRSPFILTNISGQLPHRIHDFHTQYGDIVRVAPDELSFIDPRAWRKIYTSDREFVRPHQYKDQPPGKTAPNLIACSEAEHARLRKNLAPGFSEEFTALQEPILQKYIDALFAKLDAKVASSGGDGATQSADLDLVEWINYLAFDVIGDLTWGSSFGCLEGLRYHSWVQTVSQFKAAIVVGSMKFYPLLYRFMMAITPADALKPVMEMWKVTDEKVAERVATATPSTATRPDFVGIMMASGAMTQEEMEVNSMLIIAAGSESITTIITGVMNYLLRDQTTLRELVDQLHDTFPTEKDITATRLKSLSYLDAVLMEGMRLCPTIPDAMRRQVPRGGARVAGQFVPEGMIVSIPPFASYRAPRNFTGPGEFAPKRWLGEDISKQKEAFNPFSLGSHNCPGQNLAWMELRLILARLLWRYDLAGVDVPAWEKQGIWWFWDKKPLIVRVRRAQ, encoded by the exons ATGGCTCTTTTCATCATTGCGGCCATCCTGCTCATCCTC TAtctcaccaccctcattatttataatctctttctccatcctctcGCCCGCTACCCCGGCCCTACCCTCTGGCGTGCATTCCGTTCCCCCTTCATTCTCACCAATATCAGCGGCCAACTTCCACATCGTATACATGACTTCCACACCCAATATGGTGACATTGTCCGTGTTGCACCTGATGAACTCTCGTTCATAGACCCGCGCGCCTGGCGAAAAATCTACACCTCAGACCGTGAATTTGTCCGCCCGCATCAATACAAAGACCAGCCTCCCGGCAAGACAGCACCGAATCTAATTGCCTGCTCGGAGGCTGAACATGCCCGTCTTCGCAAGAACCTGGCACCAGGTTTTTCGGAGGAATTTACTGCACTTCAGGAACCGATTCTACAAAAATATATCGATGCGCTTTTTGCTAAGCTGGACGCAAAGGTTGCGAGCAGTGGAGGTGACGGTGCCACCCAAAGTGCTGACTTAGACCTTGTAGAATGGATCAATTACCTCGCCTTCGATGTGATAGGTGACCTCACCTGGGGTAGCTCATTTGGGTGCCTCGAGGGTCTGCGGTACCATTCCTGGGTGCAGACAGTTAGCCAGTTCAAAGCTGCCATCGTTGTTGGCTCTATGAAATTCTATCCTCTGCTTTATCGTTTCATGATGGCCATCACACCAGCGGATGCCCTGAAGCCAGTTATGGAGATGTGGAAGGTCACGGATGAAAAGGTGGCGGAGCGGGTAGCCACCGCTACTCCTAGTACTGCCACGCGACCGGACTTCGTGGGAATAATGATGGCATCGGGCGCCATGAcgcaggaggagatggaagtgaACTCCATGCTGATCATCGCAGCTGGAAGTGAGTCAATTACGACCATTATCACGGGAGTCATGAATTATCTTCTGCGGGACCAGACGACCCTCCGTGAATTGGTAGACCAGCTCCATGACACCTTCCCTACGGAGAAGGATATTACAGCCACCCGGTTAAAATCTCTCTCATATCTCGATGCAGTTTTGATGGAGGGCATGCGCCTATGCCCAACTATTCCAGATGCCATGCGACGACAGGTCCCGCGGGGTGGAGCCAGGGTGGCCGGGCAATTTGTACCAGAAGGGATGATTGTCTCAATACCTCCGTTTGCTAGTTACCGCGCACCCCGCAATTTCACTGGCCCGGGCGAATTTGCCCCGAAACGGTGGCTGGGAGAAGATATCAGCAAGCAGAAAGAAGCTTTCAATCCATTTTCGCTGGGGTCGCATAATTGCCCTGGTCAGAACTTGGCTTGGATGGAGCTGCGGCTTATTCTGGCACGGCTGTTGTGGAGGTATGATCtggcgggggtggatgtgCCGGCCTGGGAGAAGCAAGGGATTTGGTGGTTTTGGGATAAGAAACCTCTTATCGTGAGGGTTAGAAGGGCTCAATAG